A single window of Mycolicibacterium madagascariense DNA harbors:
- a CDS encoding enoyl-CoA hydratase/isomerase family protein yields the protein MTSLLTDDRDGVRTLTLNRPHRRNAIDGPLWEALAAALRAIQRDEGVRAVVLTGAGGAFCSGADIGTGEDVHPRYKLQRLTDVAMALHELAVPTVAKVTGVAVGAGWNLALGCDLVVATPESTFCQIFAKRGLSVDLGGSWLLPRLVGLQQAKRLVLLADTIDAAEAHALGLVTWVRAADEIDAFVEDLTGRLAAGPPFALAQSKALLHDGATTTLAQALANEARAQPGNFATRDAGEAYAAFAAKRQTEFTGRWAVPAAGSERS from the coding sequence ATGACGTCCCTGCTGACCGATGACCGCGACGGCGTGCGCACCCTGACGCTGAACCGGCCGCATCGCCGGAACGCGATCGACGGCCCGCTCTGGGAGGCCCTGGCCGCCGCCCTACGCGCGATCCAGCGCGACGAGGGCGTGCGCGCGGTGGTGCTCACCGGCGCGGGCGGCGCCTTCTGCTCCGGCGCCGACATCGGCACGGGCGAGGACGTCCACCCGCGCTACAAGTTGCAGCGACTGACCGACGTCGCCATGGCCCTGCACGAGCTGGCGGTGCCGACCGTGGCGAAGGTGACCGGCGTCGCCGTCGGCGCCGGGTGGAACCTCGCCCTCGGCTGCGATCTGGTGGTCGCCACGCCCGAGTCGACGTTCTGCCAGATCTTCGCCAAGCGCGGGCTGTCGGTCGACCTCGGCGGCTCCTGGCTGTTGCCGCGACTCGTCGGGTTGCAGCAGGCCAAGCGGCTGGTGCTGCTCGCCGACACGATCGACGCCGCCGAGGCGCACGCGCTCGGGCTGGTCACCTGGGTGCGCGCCGCCGACGAGATCGACGCCTTCGTCGAGGACCTGACCGGGCGGCTGGCCGCCGGTCCGCCGTTCGCGCTGGCGCAGAGCAAGGCGTTGCTCCACGACGGCGCGACGACCACCCTGGCGCAGGCGTTGGCGAACGAGGCGCGCGCCCAACCGGGCAACTTCGCCACGCGGGACGCGGGGGAGGCCTACGCTGCGTTCGCCGCCAAGCGGCAGACCGAGTTCACGGGGCGATGGGCGGTGCCCGCCGCCGGATCGGAGCGAAGCTGA
- a CDS encoding cytochrome P450, translated as MTIDPAGIDWFRDPRLVADPYPYFNALRDKCPVEPEDHYGVTMVTGWEEAVAVYNDEKTFSSCLSVTGPFPGFPVPLEGDDVTELIEEHRDELPFSDQLPTLDPPVHTNHRSLMMRLITPKRLKENEDAMWQLADEVLDEYLAPGKGEFIKGFASPFTLLVIADLLGIPAEDRNAFVDGISQHSGGGVGSTSKESLSHSPLEFLYGQFEEYVVDRRSHPRDDILTGLATANFPDGTTPTPGDVARVATNVFSAGQETTVRLLGTALKVLGDRPDIQAQVRADRSLLPNFIEEALRYESPVKGDFRLSRTPVTVGDHELRAGTTVMVLNGAANRDPRRFEDPDEFDTTRKNARQHLAFGRGIHSCPGAPLARAETRVGLERLLDRTTDIRISEEHHGPAGRRDYRYIPTFILRGIIDLHLEFDVK; from the coding sequence ATGACGATCGACCCCGCCGGCATCGACTGGTTCAGGGATCCGCGGCTCGTCGCCGACCCGTATCCGTACTTCAACGCGCTGCGCGACAAGTGCCCCGTCGAGCCGGAGGACCACTACGGCGTCACCATGGTGACCGGGTGGGAAGAGGCCGTCGCCGTCTACAACGACGAGAAGACCTTTTCGTCGTGCCTGTCGGTGACCGGTCCGTTCCCCGGCTTCCCGGTCCCGCTGGAGGGTGACGACGTCACCGAACTGATCGAGGAACACCGCGACGAACTGCCGTTCAGCGACCAGTTGCCGACCCTCGACCCGCCGGTGCACACGAACCACCGCTCGCTGATGATGCGGCTCATCACCCCCAAGCGCCTCAAGGAGAACGAGGACGCGATGTGGCAGCTCGCCGACGAAGTGCTCGACGAATACCTCGCGCCGGGCAAGGGGGAGTTCATCAAGGGCTTCGCCAGTCCGTTCACGCTGCTCGTCATCGCCGACCTGCTCGGCATCCCGGCCGAGGACCGCAACGCCTTCGTCGACGGCATCTCGCAGCACTCCGGCGGCGGGGTCGGCAGCACCAGCAAGGAGTCGTTGTCGCACTCGCCGCTGGAGTTCCTCTACGGCCAGTTCGAGGAGTACGTCGTCGATCGTCGCAGCCACCCGCGCGACGACATCCTGACCGGGTTGGCCACGGCGAACTTCCCCGACGGCACGACGCCGACGCCCGGCGACGTCGCCCGGGTCGCCACGAACGTCTTCTCGGCTGGCCAGGAGACGACGGTCCGCCTGCTCGGCACCGCACTGAAGGTGCTGGGCGACCGCCCGGACATTCAGGCGCAGGTGCGCGCCGACCGCAGCCTGCTGCCCAACTTCATCGAGGAGGCGCTGCGCTACGAGAGCCCGGTGAAGGGCGACTTCCGGCTCTCGCGCACGCCCGTCACCGTCGGCGACCACGAATTGCGCGCCGGCACGACGGTCATGGTGCTCAACGGCGCGGCCAACCGCGACCCGCGGCGCTTCGAGGACCCCGACGAGTTCGACACCACGCGCAAGAACGCCCGGCAGCATCTCGCGTTCGGTCGCGGCATCCACAGCTGCCCGGGCGCGCCGCTGGCGAGGGCCGAGACGCGGGTCGGGCTGGAACGACTCCTCGACCGCACCACCGACATTCGGATCTCCGAGGAGCACCACGGCCCCGCCGGACGGCGCGACTACCGCTACATTCCGACGTTCATCCTGCGCGGGATCATCGACCTGCACCTGGAATTCGACGTCAAGTGA
- a CDS encoding CaiB/BaiF CoA transferase family protein yields the protein MHGPLAGVTIVAMEQAVAAPMCTRVLADFGARVIKVENPTGGDFARDYDDVVNGPGGLAAHFVWCNRGKESVTLNLKSPAGLDVLHRLLDGADAFVSNLAPGATARLGLGRADLAERHPNVIPVEIDGYGPGGPISHKRAYDLLVQAESGSCAVTGHPGMPAKPGPAMADFTTGLYAALSILALLHGRAERPGPAPGVELSLFDVMTDIMGYQLTYTQHTGVDQQPLGVSAPAVAPYGAFPTGDGQTVVLGTTNDREWQRLAREIIRRPDLADDARLRTNADRCAHRDEINAAIESWCAERDLDEIQKTADAAGIGNSRYNLPSEVVEHPQLTARDRWRTVGSPKGDIPTLLPPPVISGFEAPMGAVPGLGEHTDAVLAELGLTAHDIARLRDEGAIGPAYP from the coding sequence ATGCATGGACCCCTCGCCGGTGTCACGATCGTCGCGATGGAGCAGGCGGTCGCCGCGCCGATGTGCACCAGGGTCCTGGCCGACTTCGGCGCCCGTGTCATCAAGGTGGAGAACCCCACCGGGGGTGACTTCGCCCGCGACTACGACGACGTCGTCAACGGGCCGGGCGGGCTGGCCGCTCACTTCGTCTGGTGCAACCGGGGCAAGGAATCGGTCACCCTCAACCTGAAGTCCCCGGCCGGTCTCGACGTCCTGCACCGGTTGCTCGACGGTGCGGACGCGTTCGTGTCCAATCTCGCGCCGGGTGCCACGGCGCGCCTCGGGCTCGGCCGGGCCGACCTCGCCGAGCGGCATCCGAACGTCATCCCCGTCGAGATCGACGGCTACGGGCCCGGCGGGCCCATCTCCCACAAGCGCGCGTACGACCTTCTGGTGCAAGCGGAATCGGGTTCGTGCGCGGTGACCGGCCACCCGGGGATGCCCGCCAAGCCGGGTCCCGCGATGGCCGACTTCACGACCGGTCTCTATGCCGCGCTGTCCATCCTGGCGCTGCTGCACGGCCGCGCCGAACGGCCGGGCCCGGCGCCCGGCGTCGAACTGAGCCTGTTCGACGTGATGACCGACATCATGGGCTACCAGCTGACCTACACCCAGCACACCGGGGTCGACCAGCAACCGCTCGGCGTCAGCGCGCCCGCCGTGGCGCCCTACGGAGCCTTCCCCACCGGGGACGGTCAGACCGTGGTGCTGGGCACCACGAACGACCGCGAGTGGCAGCGGCTGGCCCGGGAGATCATCCGCAGGCCCGACCTCGCCGACGACGCGCGATTGCGCACCAACGCCGACCGCTGCGCCCACCGCGACGAGATCAATGCCGCCATCGAATCCTGGTGTGCCGAGCGCGATCTCGACGAGATCCAGAAGACCGCCGACGCCGCGGGCATCGGCAACTCCCGCTACAACCTGCCGAGCGAGGTCGTCGAACACCCGCAGCTGACGGCCCGCGACCGATGGCGCACGGTGGGCTCGCCGAAGGGCGACATCCCCACCCTGTTGCCGCCGCCGGTCATCAGTGGCTTCGAGGCGCCGATGGGTGCGGTCCCCGGCCTCGGCGAGCACACCGACGCGGTGCTCGCCGAACTCGGTCTGACCGCGCACGACATCGCCCGGCTGCGCGACGAGGGCGCGATCGGACCGGCGTATCCATGA
- a CDS encoding SDR family NAD(P)-dependent oxidoreductase — protein MNPLFDLTGRSALVTGAAGGIGSAVARAFAVAGADVLVTDLDKDAAAAVAQGITANGGRAQSAALDVADRGSADAAAAQAAAMTGGTLHIVVNNAGVTAPAMFADITEDNVERLIDIHVMGAFRVTQAALPFLATDGTGRVINVTSAAGITGTLGQVNYSMAKAGIIGFTKSLARELARTNILVNALAPLAATPMTETIRTNEKFSANMMRRIPLQRWADPDEIAGAFVFLASNAASYVTGQVLPVDGGMVM, from the coding sequence ATGAATCCGCTGTTCGACCTCACCGGTCGCTCAGCCCTGGTGACGGGAGCGGCCGGCGGCATCGGCTCCGCGGTCGCGCGAGCGTTCGCCGTCGCCGGTGCCGACGTGTTGGTCACCGATCTCGACAAGGACGCGGCAGCCGCTGTGGCGCAGGGCATTACGGCCAATGGCGGCCGGGCGCAGAGCGCGGCGCTCGACGTCGCCGATCGCGGCTCGGCCGATGCCGCGGCGGCCCAGGCGGCGGCGATGACCGGCGGCACGCTCCACATCGTGGTGAACAACGCCGGTGTGACCGCGCCCGCGATGTTCGCCGACATCACCGAGGACAACGTCGAGCGCCTCATCGACATCCACGTGATGGGCGCCTTCCGCGTGACGCAGGCGGCGCTGCCGTTCCTGGCGACCGACGGCACCGGGCGCGTCATCAACGTCACGTCGGCGGCGGGCATCACCGGGACCCTCGGACAGGTGAACTACTCGATGGCCAAGGCGGGCATCATCGGATTCACCAAGTCGCTCGCCCGCGAATTGGCGCGCACGAACATCCTCGTCAACGCGCTGGCCCCGCTCGCAGCCACGCCGATGACCGAGACGATCCGCACCAACGAGAAGTTCTCGGCGAACATGATGCGGCGAATCCCCTTGCAGCGCTGGGCCGATCCCGACGAGATCGCGGGCGCGTTCGTCTTCCTGGCCTCCAACGCCGCGTCCTACGTCACCGGCCAGGTGCTGCCGGTCGACGGCGGTATGGTCATGTGA
- a CDS encoding thiolase family protein, giving the protein MRETVIVGAVRTPVGKRNGGLSAQHAADLSAVVLTELSERTGVDPAVIDDVVWGCVSQIGDQSSNIGRWAVLAAGWPEHIPGTTVNRACGSSQQALDFAVHAVMSGQQDVVVAGGVEVMSRVPLGSARATGMPYGPKVLARYDDFAFNQGISAELIAAKWNLSRTRLDEYSARSHERAAAARDAGAFTDQIVPVFTGDGVVTADEGIRPGTTAERLAGLKPAFRDDGVIHAGNSSQISDGAAALLVTTAENAVAMGLTPLVRYRAGAVTGADPVLMLTGPIPATDKVLRKAGVGLDEVGVFEVNEAFAPVPLAWLAETGADEERLNPLGGAIALGHPLGASGAVLMTRMIHHMRDNGLRYGLQTMCEGGGTANATLVELIA; this is encoded by the coding sequence ATGCGCGAGACCGTCATCGTCGGGGCCGTGCGGACGCCCGTCGGCAAGCGCAACGGCGGGCTGTCCGCGCAGCACGCGGCCGATCTGTCGGCGGTCGTGCTGACCGAGCTGAGCGAGCGCACCGGCGTCGACCCGGCCGTGATCGACGACGTCGTGTGGGGCTGCGTCTCGCAGATCGGGGATCAGTCGAGCAACATCGGGCGGTGGGCCGTGCTCGCCGCGGGCTGGCCCGAACACATCCCCGGCACCACGGTGAACCGCGCCTGCGGGTCCAGTCAGCAGGCCCTCGACTTCGCCGTGCACGCGGTGATGTCGGGCCAGCAGGACGTCGTCGTCGCCGGAGGCGTCGAGGTGATGAGCCGCGTGCCGCTGGGGTCCGCGCGTGCCACCGGTATGCCGTACGGGCCGAAAGTGCTTGCGCGCTATGACGACTTCGCGTTCAACCAGGGCATCTCGGCCGAGCTGATCGCGGCCAAGTGGAACCTGTCGCGCACCCGGCTCGACGAGTACTCCGCGCGGTCGCACGAGCGGGCCGCAGCGGCCCGCGACGCCGGCGCGTTCACCGATCAGATCGTCCCGGTGTTCACCGGCGACGGGGTCGTGACGGCCGACGAGGGAATCCGCCCCGGCACCACCGCTGAACGGCTCGCCGGCCTCAAGCCCGCGTTCAGAGACGACGGCGTCATCCACGCGGGCAACTCGTCACAGATCTCCGACGGCGCGGCGGCCCTGCTGGTGACCACGGCCGAGAACGCCGTCGCCATGGGGCTGACGCCGCTGGTGCGCTACCGCGCCGGGGCCGTCACCGGCGCCGACCCGGTGCTGATGCTGACGGGTCCGATCCCCGCCACCGACAAGGTGCTGCGCAAGGCCGGCGTCGGTCTCGACGAGGTCGGCGTCTTCGAGGTCAACGAGGCGTTCGCACCCGTTCCGCTGGCGTGGCTGGCCGAGACCGGGGCCGACGAGGAGCGGCTCAACCCCCTCGGCGGCGCGATCGCGCTCGGGCATCCGCTCGGCGCGTCGGGGGCGGTGCTGATGACCCGGATGATTCACCACATGCGCGACAACGGGCTGCGCTACGGGCTGCAGACCATGTGCGAGGGCGGCGGCACCGCCAACGCGACGCTCGTCGAGCTCATCGCCTAG
- a CDS encoding phosphotransferase family protein, with the protein MDDAGLPGAGAPLQVRFLSGGTQNVIYELTRGDERCVLRMPPPGAPPDRNGGIVREWRIIEALDGTDVPHTTAVALCYDADVLGRPFYLMGFVDGWSPMDRYGEWAEPFQSDLDLRPGLSYQLAEGIALLSKVDWRARGLADLGRPDGFHERQVDRWIGFFERIRTRDVAGLDTATAWLRSHQPLDFVPGIMHGDYQFANVMYSHGAPARLAALVDWEMGTVGDPKLDLGWMVQSWPSGPDDTAAMSYVDMRGMPSRDQVVQHYAEVSGRQVDDLDYYLVLAKWKLAIVLEQGFQRAGDDEKLLAFGPVVVDLMTSAAELAESTDYRG; encoded by the coding sequence ATGGACGACGCCGGCCTGCCGGGAGCGGGGGCGCCGCTGCAGGTGCGCTTCCTGTCCGGCGGCACCCAGAACGTCATCTACGAACTCACCCGCGGCGACGAGCGCTGCGTGCTGCGGATGCCCCCGCCAGGGGCACCCCCGGATCGGAACGGGGGCATCGTGCGCGAGTGGCGCATCATCGAAGCCCTCGACGGCACCGACGTGCCGCACACGACGGCCGTCGCCCTGTGCTACGACGCAGACGTGCTGGGCCGTCCGTTCTACCTCATGGGCTTCGTCGACGGCTGGTCCCCGATGGATCGGTACGGCGAGTGGGCCGAGCCGTTCCAGAGCGACCTCGACCTGCGCCCGGGGCTGAGTTATCAACTGGCCGAAGGCATTGCGCTGCTGTCGAAGGTGGACTGGAGGGCCAGGGGGCTGGCCGATCTGGGCCGTCCCGACGGCTTCCACGAGCGGCAGGTCGACCGGTGGATCGGCTTCTTCGAACGCATCAGGACACGTGACGTCGCGGGCCTCGACACCGCCACCGCGTGGCTGCGCTCCCACCAGCCACTCGACTTCGTCCCCGGCATCATGCACGGTGACTACCAATTCGCGAACGTCATGTACTCCCACGGCGCCCCGGCACGACTCGCCGCGCTGGTCGACTGGGAGATGGGCACCGTCGGTGACCCGAAACTCGACCTGGGCTGGATGGTGCAGTCCTGGCCGTCGGGACCCGACGACACCGCGGCGATGAGCTACGTCGACATGCGGGGCATGCCGTCGCGCGACCAGGTGGTCCAGCACTACGCCGAGGTGTCGGGCCGCCAGGTCGACGACCTCGACTACTACCTGGTGCTGGCCAAGTGGAAGCTGGCCATCGTGCTGGAGCAGGGCTTCCAGCGCGCCGGCGACGACGAGAAGCTCCTGGCGTTCGGGCCGGTGGTCGTCGATCTGATGACCTCGGCGGCCGAGCTCGCCGAGTCCACCGACTACCGCGGCTGA
- a CDS encoding TetR/AcrR family transcriptional regulator encodes MPMIERDTPVDQGQRRATFQRAKSHETKRTLVQGAMALWRTKGYATTTVAEICAAAGVSKALFYFYFPRKEDVLFEVGVMSTQAAQRDIRAQLAGPYEIGEVISTALRTLEKSMRRNPRELVIETILEGYRHEHRILATGAGDVDADMFTELFSRARSDGVLDAGVDTAHLAHLASTMVSEGARHWAAGSFGDRAFSDVVTEDVMTLIAGANARATSTRRP; translated from the coding sequence ATGCCCATGATTGAGCGCGACACCCCCGTCGACCAGGGTCAGCGCCGCGCCACGTTCCAGCGGGCGAAGTCGCACGAGACCAAGCGGACGCTGGTGCAGGGCGCCATGGCGCTGTGGCGCACCAAGGGGTACGCGACCACCACCGTCGCCGAGATCTGCGCGGCGGCCGGGGTGTCCAAGGCGCTGTTCTACTTCTACTTCCCCCGCAAGGAGGACGTGCTGTTCGAGGTCGGCGTCATGTCGACGCAGGCGGCTCAGCGCGACATCCGCGCCCAACTCGCCGGGCCCTACGAGATCGGCGAGGTCATCTCCACAGCGCTTCGGACGCTGGAGAAGTCGATGCGGCGCAACCCCCGTGAGCTCGTCATCGAGACGATCCTCGAGGGGTACCGGCACGAACATCGGATCCTCGCCACGGGGGCGGGCGACGTGGACGCCGACATGTTCACCGAGCTGTTCTCCCGGGCGCGATCCGACGGCGTCCTCGACGCCGGGGTCGACACCGCACACCTCGCCCATCTCGCCTCGACGATGGTCAGTGAGGGCGCCAGGCATTGGGCGGCGGGCAGTTTCGGCGACCGTGCGTTCTCCGACGTCGTCACCGAGGACGTCATGACCCTCATCGCCGGTGCGAACGCGCGGGCCACGAGCACGAGGAGGCCGTAA
- a CDS encoding TetR/AcrR family transcriptional regulator, producing the protein MSAVGASSRPYASLLAKGDDRKLRILEVAERLLARNGWRNTSLAQIAKAAGVSPAGLLHHYESKEQLLNAVLDARDDDDDEHADRTGDLVTEICKVAERFDRAPELVGTFTVLLVENIAPDAPLHDRLLKRQRAAVDIVADLIGRAQRAGRYRNDFDPAIKAVEILAFTNGMETAWLLDPSIPLVDVFKGYAEMLARDFEPVDRSTT; encoded by the coding sequence GTGTCTGCAGTCGGAGCATCTTCGCGACCGTATGCGTCGTTGCTCGCCAAGGGCGACGACCGCAAGCTCCGCATCTTGGAGGTCGCCGAGCGCCTGCTGGCGCGCAACGGGTGGCGCAATACGTCGCTGGCCCAGATCGCCAAGGCGGCGGGGGTCAGCCCCGCCGGGCTGCTGCACCACTACGAATCCAAGGAACAGCTGCTCAACGCCGTACTCGACGCCCGAGACGACGACGACGACGAACACGCCGACCGCACCGGTGACCTCGTCACCGAGATCTGCAAGGTAGCCGAACGGTTCGACCGCGCCCCGGAACTGGTGGGCACGTTCACCGTGCTGCTGGTGGAGAACATCGCCCCCGACGCCCCGCTGCACGACCGGCTGCTCAAGCGCCAGCGCGCCGCCGTCGACATCGTCGCCGACCTGATTGGGCGAGCGCAGCGCGCGGGGCGGTACCGCAACGACTTCGACCCGGCCATCAAGGCCGTGGAGATTCTCGCCTTCACGAATGGAATGGAGACCGCATGGCTGCTCGATCCTTCGATACCCCTGGTCGACGTCTTCAAGGGGTACGCCGAAATGCTGGCCCGAGACTTCGAACCGGTGGACAGGAGCACGACATGA
- a CDS encoding emopamil-binding protein, translating to MTSDVETPTPSDPMPNLARPWAPHRRRTYLALTALTGVAFTGVVLGVGLHWLPPTFTVDVVANLLFGVPVILLPLVYFWTGRGEHRPPLERAAELTMIYLPYTAGSQLGYELIFLIGHPFDLWTPTSDPGWKWLWWQWGLTDTRYTSGNDWIFGLEFVGVATGITLFVLWTRLLRPTLAIESRIRCLWLAFAGCSILIGTTGVYFLSEVRAGFSDVGQGAFGLWFKFIAENVPFAVLPFFVLWGIHRQVDYLTRRAGALDATAHLA from the coding sequence ATGACGTCGGACGTCGAGACGCCCACCCCATCGGATCCCATGCCGAACCTGGCGAGGCCGTGGGCACCGCACCGCAGGCGGACGTACCTCGCCCTGACCGCCCTCACCGGCGTCGCCTTCACCGGCGTCGTGCTGGGTGTCGGATTGCATTGGCTACCACCCACATTCACCGTCGACGTGGTCGCCAACCTGCTCTTCGGCGTGCCGGTCATCCTGCTTCCGCTGGTGTACTTCTGGACCGGACGCGGTGAGCACCGGCCGCCGCTGGAGCGCGCCGCCGAGCTGACGATGATCTACCTGCCCTACACCGCGGGCAGCCAGCTCGGCTACGAGCTCATCTTCCTGATCGGGCACCCGTTCGACCTGTGGACCCCGACGAGCGATCCCGGGTGGAAGTGGCTGTGGTGGCAGTGGGGGCTGACCGACACCCGGTACACCAGCGGCAACGATTGGATCTTCGGCCTCGAATTCGTGGGGGTCGCCACGGGCATCACGCTGTTCGTGCTGTGGACCCGGTTGCTGCGCCCCACCCTGGCGATCGAGTCACGGATTCGCTGCCTCTGGCTCGCGTTCGCCGGGTGCTCGATCCTGATCGGCACCACCGGCGTCTACTTCCTGTCGGAGGTGCGGGCCGGCTTCTCCGACGTCGGGCAGGGCGCGTTCGGACTGTGGTTCAAGTTCATCGCGGAGAACGTCCCGTTCGCCGTGCTCCCGTTCTTCGTGCTGTGGGGCATTCATCGTCAGGTGGACTACCTGACGCGCCGGGCCGGGGCGCTCGACGCCACAGCGCATCTCGCGTAG
- a CDS encoding acyl-CoA dehydrogenase family protein — translation MAWDFATDPQYQELLDWADAFVRDEVEPLDLIWPHLQFTPLTDARRKVVDPLKQQVRERGLWATHLGPELGGQGYGQLKLALLNEILGRSQWAPVVFGCQAPDTGNAEIIAHYGTPEQKERYLRPLLDGELFSSYSMTEPQGGADPTQFTTRAVRDGDHWVINGWKYFSSNANTASFLIVMVVTNPDVSPYQGMSMFLLPTDTPGVNIVRNVGLYGEAEGQGSHALIHYEDVRVPDSALLGGEGQAFVIAQTRLGGGRIHHAMRTIGLAQKAIDMMCERALSRQTAGSPLADKQAVQGYIADSYAQLLQFRLMVLHTAWEIDEFNDYKRVRKDIAAVKVAMPTVLHDIAWRAMQVHGALGVSNEMPFLGMVTGAAVMGLADGPTEVHKTTVAKQVLRDHTASTDVWPSEWLPRKRDAARARFAEYLELDGGNL, via the coding sequence ATGGCATGGGACTTCGCGACCGATCCGCAGTATCAGGAACTCCTGGACTGGGCCGATGCGTTCGTGCGCGACGAGGTCGAGCCGCTGGATCTCATCTGGCCGCATCTGCAGTTCACGCCGCTGACCGACGCCCGGCGCAAGGTCGTCGACCCGCTGAAGCAGCAGGTTCGCGAAAGAGGTTTGTGGGCAACTCATCTCGGGCCCGAACTCGGCGGGCAGGGGTACGGCCAGCTCAAGCTCGCACTGCTCAACGAGATCCTGGGGCGGTCGCAGTGGGCGCCGGTCGTGTTCGGTTGCCAGGCCCCCGACACCGGCAACGCCGAGATCATCGCGCACTACGGCACGCCCGAGCAGAAGGAACGGTACCTCCGGCCGCTGCTGGACGGCGAACTGTTCTCCAGCTACTCGATGACAGAGCCGCAGGGCGGCGCTGACCCGACCCAGTTCACCACGCGTGCCGTCCGCGACGGTGACCACTGGGTCATCAACGGCTGGAAGTACTTCTCCTCCAACGCCAATACGGCCTCGTTCCTCATCGTCATGGTGGTCACCAACCCCGACGTCAGCCCCTATCAGGGGATGTCGATGTTCCTGCTGCCCACCGACACCCCCGGGGTGAACATCGTGCGCAACGTCGGCCTCTACGGCGAGGCCGAGGGCCAGGGCTCGCATGCGCTGATCCACTACGAGGACGTCCGGGTGCCGGACTCCGCACTCCTGGGCGGGGAGGGCCAGGCCTTCGTCATCGCGCAGACCCGGCTCGGCGGCGGGCGCATCCACCACGCCATGCGCACGATCGGATTGGCGCAGAAGGCAATCGACATGATGTGCGAACGGGCGCTGAGCCGCCAGACCGCGGGTAGTCCGCTCGCCGACAAGCAGGCCGTCCAGGGATACATCGCCGACTCCTACGCCCAGCTCCTGCAGTTCCGGCTGATGGTGCTCCACACCGCCTGGGAGATCGACGAATTCAACGACTACAAGCGGGTCCGCAAGGACATCGCCGCGGTCAAGGTCGCCATGCCGACGGTGCTGCACGACATCGCCTGGCGGGCCATGCAGGTGCACGGCGCACTCGGGGTGTCCAACGAGATGCCGTTCCTCGGCATGGTCACCGGCGCCGCGGTGATGGGGCTCGCCGACGGACCGACCGAGGTGCACAAGACGACGGTGGCCAAGCAGGTGCTGCGCGATCACACGGCCAGTACGGACGTCTGGCCCTCGGAGTGGTTGCCGCGCAAGCGGGATGCCGCGCGCGCCCGCTTCGCCGAGTACCTCGAACTCGACGGCGGGAACCTGTGA
- a CDS encoding NADPH:quinone oxidoreductase family protein: MRAAVCPAYGPPEVVVIDERAEPTPEPGEVVVRVRAAAVNFPDVLLVADRYQLSVATPFVPGSEFAGVVVECGSATAGFTVGDRVTGTLLHGAFADCVSVPTAALRRIPAGVDATTAAAFGVAYRTAYHTLRSVARIRSGDDVVVLGAGGGVGLAAVQLGAALGATITAVASTREKLSAAAHYGAAHLVNHREADLRAALRDAVPDGAQAVVDPVGGALSEPALRSLRRGGRFVTVGYASGDIPRIPLNLVLVKGIEIVGFQFQDVPADEFDRNEDELAALLTSGRVTPHVGATFALADTAAALRLVADGQAIGKVLIEP; this comes from the coding sequence ATGCGCGCCGCCGTCTGCCCCGCCTACGGGCCGCCCGAGGTGGTCGTGATCGACGAGCGGGCGGAGCCGACGCCGGAGCCCGGCGAGGTGGTCGTGCGGGTGCGCGCCGCGGCGGTCAACTTCCCCGACGTGCTCCTGGTGGCCGACCGGTACCAGCTCAGCGTGGCGACGCCCTTCGTCCCCGGCAGCGAGTTCGCCGGAGTCGTGGTCGAATGTGGCTCGGCGACAGCGGGATTCACCGTCGGTGACCGCGTCACGGGCACCCTGCTGCACGGTGCGTTCGCCGACTGCGTCTCCGTCCCCACGGCGGCATTGCGGCGCATCCCGGCCGGTGTCGACGCCACCACCGCGGCGGCGTTCGGCGTGGCATACCGGACGGCGTACCACACCCTGCGGTCGGTGGCCCGGATCCGATCCGGTGACGACGTGGTCGTGCTGGGGGCGGGCGGCGGCGTCGGCCTGGCCGCCGTCCAACTGGGCGCCGCGCTGGGCGCGACGATCACCGCGGTCGCCTCGACGCGCGAAAAGCTCTCGGCGGCAGCCCATTACGGTGCCGCCCATCTGGTGAACCACCGCGAGGCCGACCTGCGCGCCGCGCTCCGCGACGCCGTGCCGGACGGCGCGCAGGCCGTCGTCGACCCGGTCGGCGGCGCGCTGTCCGAGCCCGCGCTGCGGTCGCTGCGACGCGGTGGCCGCTTCGTCACCGTGGGCTACGCGTCGGGAGACATCCCGCGGATACCGCTGAACCTGGTGCTGGTCAAGGGAATCGAGATCGTCGGCTTCCAGTTCCAGGACGTGCCCGCCGACGAGTTCGACCGCAACGAGGACGAACTCGCGGCGCTGCTGACGTCGGGCCGGGTGACGCCGCACGTCGGTGCGACCTTCGCCCTGGCCGACACCGCGGCGGCGCTGCGGTTGGTCGCCGACGGTCAGGCGATCGGAAAGGTGCTGATCGAGCCCTAG